One window of Halopelagius longus genomic DNA carries:
- a CDS encoding NAD(P)/FAD-dependent oxidoreductase, whose translation MDETVVVVGAGLAGLVAARHLADEGADVTVYERRHEVGGRVRTQKRDGFTFDRGFQVLFTGYPAVQRELDVDELDVREFSPGAVIARPGERSTLSDPLRDPKSLLSTLRNDEVTLTDKVRTMALRQHVRGTSERHLFEGPDTSIREYLREWGFSEKYIENFVAPFYGGITLDRSLTTSKRVFEATFKALSNGRIVVPAEGMQEIPRQLAEKARRAGAEIRLETDVESVENYDDGVTVRTTAETVEADAAVVAADPKESLRLSGVDEIPTIARTSTTQYYRLPAGTDLETGRKLLLNAGSDAPNTIAPMSKIAPEYAPGDYELIAATFLGKEAAEQSAMELAAKTRRKLNSWYPDGSIEKVQSIHTDRIEFAQFDQPPGVHDRLPNHRDPGGWTYLAGDFTEWSSIQGAMRSGRKAAEAVAYDLRL comes from the coding sequence ATGGACGAAACCGTGGTCGTCGTCGGCGCGGGCCTCGCGGGCCTCGTCGCGGCGCGTCACCTCGCCGACGAGGGTGCCGACGTGACAGTGTACGAACGGCGCCACGAAGTCGGCGGTCGGGTCCGGACGCAGAAACGAGACGGGTTCACCTTCGACCGGGGATTTCAGGTGCTCTTCACCGGCTATCCGGCGGTACAGCGAGAACTCGACGTGGACGAACTCGACGTTCGGGAGTTCTCCCCGGGGGCCGTCATCGCCCGTCCCGGCGAGCGTTCGACGCTGTCGGACCCCCTGCGCGACCCGAAATCGCTCCTCTCGACCCTGCGGAACGACGAGGTGACCCTCACGGACAAGGTTCGGACGATGGCGCTTCGCCAACACGTCCGCGGCACCTCGGAGCGTCACCTGTTCGAGGGACCGGACACGAGCATCCGAGAGTACCTCCGCGAGTGGGGGTTCTCCGAGAAGTACATCGAGAACTTCGTCGCGCCGTTCTACGGCGGCATCACGCTGGACCGGTCGCTCACCACCTCCAAGCGCGTCTTCGAGGCGACGTTCAAAGCGCTCTCGAACGGCCGCATCGTCGTCCCCGCCGAGGGGATGCAGGAGATTCCGAGGCAGCTCGCCGAGAAGGCCCGACGGGCGGGTGCGGAGATTCGCCTCGAGACGGACGTCGAGTCCGTCGAGAACTACGACGACGGCGTGACCGTGCGGACGACGGCGGAGACGGTGGAAGCCGACGCCGCAGTCGTCGCCGCCGACCCGAAGGAGTCGCTCCGACTCTCCGGCGTCGACGAGATACCGACGATCGCGCGGACGTCCACGACCCAGTACTACCGGCTTCCGGCGGGGACCGACTTGGAAACCGGGCGCAAACTCCTGTTGAACGCCGGTAGCGACGCGCCGAACACTATCGCGCCGATGTCGAAAATCGCGCCGGAGTACGCGCCCGGCGACTACGAACTGATCGCCGCGACGTTCCTCGGCAAGGAGGCGGCAGAACAGAGCGCGATGGAGTTGGCCGCAAAGACGAGGCGGAAACTCAACTCGTGGTACCCCGACGGGTCGATAGAGAAGGTCCAGTCCATCCACACCGACCGCATCGAGTTCGCGCAGTTCGACCAACCGCCGGGGGTCCACGACCGACTGCCGAACCACCGCGACCCGGGCGGGTGGACGTACCTCGCGGGCGATTTCACCGAGTGGTCGTCGATACAGGGCGCGATGCGAAGCGGTCGGAAGGCCGCCGAGGCGGTGGCGTACGACCTCAGACTCTGA
- a CDS encoding metallophosphoesterase — MFEVVYRDRAAYLPGADALVVADVHVGRDEASSVEFPLGERRDLRERLADHLAARSPETVVFAGDILHEFGSATARAREGVADLTAACREAGARPVFVRGNHDAALDYVFDGTVHDEYVLGEATDAPVVVCHGHAVPDREGSLYVVGHDHPAITIEGTRRPCFLYGEGAFRDADVLMLPAFNRLAAGVVVNRLRTRDVQSPLVTDIDAFRPILYDESADEALTFPPLGEFRRML; from the coding sequence GTGTTCGAGGTCGTCTACCGCGACAGGGCGGCGTACCTCCCCGGCGCGGACGCTCTCGTCGTCGCGGACGTGCACGTGGGGCGAGACGAGGCGTCGTCCGTCGAGTTCCCCCTCGGTGAGCGTCGCGACCTGCGGGAACGCCTCGCCGACCACCTCGCGGCCCGGTCGCCCGAGACGGTCGTCTTCGCGGGCGATATCCTCCACGAGTTCGGGTCCGCGACGGCGCGGGCGCGCGAGGGCGTCGCCGACCTGACCGCCGCGTGCCGCGAGGCCGGCGCGCGTCCCGTCTTCGTCCGCGGGAACCACGACGCCGCCCTCGACTACGTCTTCGACGGCACCGTCCACGACGAGTACGTCCTCGGCGAGGCGACGGACGCGCCCGTCGTCGTCTGCCACGGCCACGCCGTCCCCGACCGGGAGGGGTCGCTGTACGTCGTCGGGCACGACCACCCCGCGATAACCATCGAGGGGACGCGCCGGCCCTGCTTTCTCTACGGCGAGGGGGCGTTCCGCGACGCGGACGTGCTGATGCTCCCGGCGTTCAACCGCCTCGCGGCGGGCGTGGTGGTGAACCGACTCCGAACGCGGGACGTGCAGTCGCCCCTCGTGACCGACATCGACGCGTTCCGCCCGATACTGTACGACGAGAGCGCCGACGAGGCGCTGACGTTCCCGCCGTTGGGCGAGTTCCGCCGGATGCTGTGA
- a CDS encoding DUF7839 domain-containing protein, translated as MSGALEDKRTATRLRILVEIADRQPAVSQGEIADAVGVTSQAVSEYIRELVEDGYVEKEGRSRYRVTKEGVDWLFQEVKDLRRFADHVADDVLESVQEDAAIAAEDVSAGETVTLSVREGLLHAVPGSSGPATGVATTDAEAGDDVSVTGFEGVIEIAPGRVTVVQIPPARSGGSAAVEPSALETACDGADVVVAAGVEAVVALRKANVESETAFAAGEVAAAAAERGLDATVVATADLVGRVTDALRDGDALYEVTEAAQVESEEEA; from the coding sequence ATGAGCGGGGCCCTCGAAGATAAGCGGACGGCCACCCGACTCCGCATCCTCGTCGAGATAGCCGACAGACAACCGGCGGTGAGCCAAGGCGAGATAGCGGACGCGGTGGGCGTGACGAGTCAGGCCGTCAGCGAGTACATTCGGGAACTGGTCGAGGACGGGTACGTCGAGAAGGAAGGGCGGTCCCGATACCGGGTCACGAAGGAGGGGGTCGACTGGCTGTTTCAGGAGGTGAAAGACCTCCGGCGCTTCGCCGACCACGTGGCCGACGACGTACTGGAGAGCGTCCAAGAGGACGCCGCAATCGCCGCCGAGGACGTCTCCGCCGGCGAGACGGTGACGCTGTCGGTCCGGGAAGGCCTCCTCCACGCCGTCCCCGGGTCGTCCGGCCCGGCGACGGGCGTGGCGACGACGGACGCCGAGGCGGGCGACGACGTGAGCGTCACGGGGTTCGAGGGCGTCATCGAAATCGCCCCCGGCCGGGTGACGGTCGTCCAGATACCGCCCGCGCGGTCCGGCGGGAGCGCCGCGGTCGAACCGTCGGCGCTGGAAACCGCCTGCGACGGCGCGGACGTGGTCGTCGCCGCGGGCGTCGAAGCGGTCGTCGCCCTCCGGAAGGCGAACGTCGAATCGGAGACGGCGTTCGCGGCGGGCGAGGTGGCCGCCGCCGCCGCGGAACGGGGGTTGGACGCGACGGTGGTCGCGACCGCCGACCTCGTCGGTCGAGTGACGGACGCCCTCCGCGACGGCGACGCCCTCTACGAAGTCACCGAGGCGGCGCAGGTGGAGTCAGAGGAGGAAGCGTGA
- a CDS encoding J domain-containing protein has translation MQSDLVSLTPPWLLLGVVGGIVASLVVAGVFLVGGRLFPDDAVPRGPNVDGAGRRRTEIRDYLRTIGEPFVEDHALHGETVAFYLPQRDVALTFDAQAYFRLERAGTYTVLCEHEMPAHGLGRRLPFEVPEFEPATPTRESPVTAAFDYLGVPTTADPAEVKRAYRDRVKDVHPDHGGSQSEFKELQEAYATAREHAEGAAA, from the coding sequence CTTCTCCTCGGCGTCGTTGGGGGTATCGTCGCCTCTCTCGTCGTCGCCGGGGTGTTCCTCGTCGGGGGGCGACTGTTCCCGGACGACGCGGTACCCCGCGGTCCGAACGTCGACGGGGCGGGTCGCCGCCGGACCGAAATCCGCGACTACCTCCGGACGATAGGCGAACCGTTCGTCGAGGACCACGCCCTCCACGGCGAGACGGTGGCGTTCTACCTCCCGCAACGCGACGTCGCCCTCACCTTCGACGCGCAGGCGTACTTCCGACTCGAACGGGCGGGGACGTACACCGTCCTCTGCGAACACGAGATGCCCGCGCACGGACTCGGGCGTCGTCTTCCGTTCGAGGTGCCGGAGTTCGAACCCGCGACGCCGACGCGCGAGAGTCCGGTGACCGCGGCGTTCGACTACCTCGGCGTGCCGACGACGGCCGACCCCGCGGAGGTGAAACGCGCCTACCGCGACCGGGTGAAGGACGTCCACCCCGACCACGGGGGATCCCAATCGGAGTTCAAGGAGTTACAGGAGGCGTACGCGACGGCGAGAGAACACGCCGAAGGCGCGGCCGCCTAG